One stretch of Pigmentiphaga aceris DNA includes these proteins:
- a CDS encoding GAF domain-containing sensor histidine kinase: MSGRTFDDDIAAISRIDSVEKILQVVCNTTGMGFAAVARVTAERWVVCAVRDQIEFGLWKGSELKIETTICNEIRGSRQAVVIDHVDEDPVFSRHPTPAMYGFQSYISMPIFRENGEFFGTLCAIDPKPMALKSSATVEMFEIFAQLIGFHLDAQERLASSEAALLDARQSSVLREQFIAVLGHDLRNPLGSINAGAEVLRRSVLDTRATAMVTLIQKSVGRMAVLIDNVLDFARGRLGGGLTLERNANKPLEAELTHVIAELQSIWPDQVINADLSIMTMVDCDRGRVGQLLSNLLANAISHGAPGRPVQVEASDSGGFFVLSVINQGAPIPAKTLDSLFLPFFRAASSPSHQGLGLGLYIATEIARAHGGTLDVVSTTRETRFTFRMPLREVRPALARR; encoded by the coding sequence ATGAGTGGCCGAACGTTCGACGACGATATTGCTGCGATATCCCGCATTGATTCGGTAGAGAAGATTCTTCAGGTTGTCTGTAACACCACCGGCATGGGTTTCGCTGCCGTGGCGCGTGTTACTGCTGAACGCTGGGTGGTCTGTGCCGTGCGCGACCAGATCGAGTTCGGTCTGTGGAAGGGTAGCGAGTTGAAGATCGAAACCACGATCTGCAACGAGATCCGTGGCAGCCGTCAGGCGGTGGTGATCGATCACGTGGACGAAGACCCGGTATTCAGCAGGCACCCCACGCCGGCCATGTATGGCTTCCAAAGCTATATCTCGATGCCGATCTTTCGGGAAAACGGTGAGTTCTTCGGCACGCTCTGTGCCATCGATCCCAAGCCGATGGCCTTGAAGTCGTCTGCCACCGTCGAAATGTTCGAGATTTTCGCGCAGCTGATCGGCTTCCATCTGGATGCCCAGGAGCGCCTTGCCAGCAGCGAGGCTGCTTTGCTCGATGCTCGTCAGAGTTCGGTGCTGCGTGAGCAGTTCATCGCGGTGCTGGGACACGATCTGCGCAACCCGCTGGGCTCGATCAACGCAGGCGCGGAAGTGCTTCGGCGCAGTGTGCTCGACACCCGGGCCACGGCCATGGTCACGCTGATTCAGAAGAGCGTCGGCCGCATGGCGGTGCTGATCGATAACGTGCTGGACTTTGCGCGCGGCAGGCTGGGTGGTGGGCTGACGCTGGAGCGCAATGCGAACAAACCGCTTGAGGCCGAACTGACGCATGTGATTGCCGAGCTGCAATCGATCTGGCCCGATCAGGTCATCAACGCCGATCTGTCGATCATGACGATGGTGGACTGTGATCGGGGGCGCGTGGGCCAGCTGCTGTCCAACTTGCTTGCAAATGCGATTTCGCATGGTGCGCCAGGCCGGCCGGTTCAGGTCGAGGCCAGCGACAGCGGTGGCTTTTTTGTGTTGTCGGTGATCAATCAGGGTGCGCCGATTCCCGCCAAGACGCTGGACAGCCTGTTCCTGCCATTTTTCCGTGCGGCATCCAGCCCCAGTCATCAAGGGCTTGGGCTAGGTCTGTACATTGCCACCGAGATTGCGCGTGCGCACGGCGGCACGCTCGATGTGGTGTCGACCACCCGCGAGACGCGTTTCACGTTCCGCATGCCTTTGCGCGAAGTCAGACCGGCGCTTGCGCGGCGTTGA
- a CDS encoding 2-hydroxyacid dehydrogenase: MKKNVVVYSLIPESLRAELAAQFNVTVVTQPNGEGRAAFLEALREAHGTIGVGVKFDEALLAHAPNLEVVAAGSAGVDSYDVDALTRHGVLLTNVPSAVTESTADVALTLMLCTARRAIEMSTLIREGKWEKSITPAQFGVDVHGKRLGIVGLGRIGTAVAKRGHHGFGMQVLYHANSRKPAQEQSMGAQYRELPALLAESDFVVLTVPLSDATKGLIGKEELALMKPTGILINIARGPVVDEAALIEALQERRIGGAGLDVFEHEPLSGTSPLASLSNVVALPHIGSATQETRDRMARDAAGNLVEGLAGRRPTDLVNPEALDAA, translated from the coding sequence ATGAAAAAGAACGTTGTCGTCTACAGCCTGATTCCTGAATCCCTGCGTGCAGAATTGGCCGCGCAGTTCAACGTGACGGTTGTCACGCAGCCCAACGGCGAAGGCCGTGCTGCGTTTCTTGAAGCCCTGCGCGAGGCGCACGGCACCATCGGCGTCGGTGTGAAGTTCGACGAAGCACTGCTCGCACACGCCCCCAATCTGGAAGTGGTTGCCGCAGGGTCGGCAGGTGTCGATTCGTACGACGTCGATGCGCTGACCCGTCATGGCGTGTTGCTGACCAACGTGCCCTCGGCGGTTACGGAAAGCACGGCCGATGTGGCGCTGACCTTGATGCTGTGCACGGCACGCCGCGCCATCGAGATGTCCACCCTGATCCGCGAAGGCAAGTGGGAAAAGAGCATTACCCCGGCACAGTTCGGCGTGGATGTGCACGGCAAGCGTCTGGGTATCGTGGGCCTGGGCCGGATCGGCACGGCAGTGGCCAAGCGTGGTCACCACGGCTTTGGCATGCAGGTGCTGTATCACGCCAACAGCCGCAAGCCCGCGCAGGAACAGTCCATGGGCGCGCAGTACCGCGAACTGCCGGCACTGCTGGCCGAGTCTGATTTCGTGGTGCTGACCGTGCCGCTGAGCGATGCCACCAAGGGTCTGATCGGCAAGGAGGAACTGGCGCTGATGAAGCCCACCGGTATCCTGATCAATATCGCACGTGGTCCGGTGGTGGACGAAGCCGCTCTGATCGAGGCCTTGCAGGAACGTCGTATTGGCGGTGCCGGCCTGGATGTGTTCGAGCACGAACCCCTGTCGGGCACCTCGCCGCTGGCCAGCCTGTCGAATGTCGTGGCCTTGCCGCACATCGGTTCTGCCACGCAGGAAACGCGTGACCGCATGGCGCGCGATGCGGCGGGCAATCTGGTTGAAGGCCTGGCCGGACGTCGTCCGACCGATCTGGTCAACCCGGAAGCGCTCGACGCGGCCTGA
- a CDS encoding NAD(P)H-quinone oxidoreductase: MLAVEISRPGGPEVLVSAERPMPVPGPGQVLIKVAAAGINRPDLMQRAGKYPAPPGASDLPGLEVAGEIVAGDAALGGFSIGDKVCALTPGGGYAEYCLTHAQHCLPIPEGLSMVEAASLPETFFTVWINVFDRSKLAPGESLLVHGGASGIGTTAIQLARAFDHPVYATVGSDERVAAVEKLGATRGINYRTQDFAQEVRQLTNGHGVDVILDMVAGSYIPRDIECLADDGRIAIIALQGGTKAEVDLVHLLKRRISISGSALRPRSDAYKGQIATALREQVWPLFAQGKLRPQVHASFPLGQAGDAHRMMESGAHIGKIVLTV; this comes from the coding sequence ATGCTTGCAGTAGAAATTTCGCGTCCCGGCGGGCCGGAAGTGCTGGTTTCGGCTGAAAGGCCGATGCCGGTTCCCGGGCCGGGCCAGGTCTTGATCAAGGTAGCTGCTGCCGGCATCAACCGGCCGGATCTGATGCAGCGTGCCGGCAAATACCCGGCTCCGCCCGGCGCATCCGATCTGCCCGGATTGGAAGTGGCCGGCGAGATCGTCGCCGGCGATGCGGCCTTGGGGGGCTTCTCGATTGGCGACAAGGTGTGTGCGCTGACGCCGGGCGGTGGCTACGCGGAATACTGCCTGACCCACGCCCAGCACTGCCTGCCGATCCCGGAAGGCTTGAGCATGGTGGAAGCGGCCAGCCTGCCGGAAACTTTCTTCACGGTCTGGATCAACGTCTTCGACCGGTCCAAGCTTGCACCGGGTGAATCCTTGCTGGTGCATGGCGGGGCAAGCGGTATCGGCACCACTGCCATTCAGCTGGCACGTGCGTTTGACCATCCGGTGTATGCCACCGTGGGTAGCGACGAGCGGGTGGCGGCGGTGGAAAAGCTGGGTGCCACGCGCGGCATCAACTACCGCACGCAGGACTTCGCGCAGGAAGTTCGCCAACTGACCAATGGTCACGGCGTGGACGTGATCCTGGACATGGTGGCGGGTTCCTATATTCCGCGTGATATCGAATGCCTGGCCGACGATGGCCGGATCGCGATCATTGCGCTGCAAGGCGGAACCAAGGCTGAAGTCGATCTGGTTCATCTGTTGAAGCGCCGCATCTCGATCAGCGGATCTGCACTGCGCCCGCGTAGCGACGCCTACAAAGGGCAGATCGCCACTGCACTGCGTGAGCAGGTCTGGCCGCTGTTTGCGCAAGGCAAGCTGCGCCCGCAGGTGCATGCCAGTTTCCCGCTGGGGCAGGCGGGCGACGCGCACCGGATGATGGAAAGCGGGGCGCACATCGGCAAGATCGTGCTGACCGTGTAA
- the tpiA gene encoding triose-phosphate isomerase, protein MSVSTASNSSGSTASKSTASKSIRKLVLGNWKLHGTLSANGSLLSAVREGVANSAITASCDVGVCVPFPYLAQAESALTGSDLAWGAQDVSAHASGAYTGEVSATMLRDFGSRYVLVGHSERRMYHAESDQLVADKAKIALDAGLIPVVCIGESLAEREADQTLSIVERQLAPVLALGSDVVRRLVIAYEPVWAIGTGKTASPEQAQDVHAAIRKLLGEDGASVRLLYGGSVKGANAASLFAMADIDGGLIGGAALNAEEFLRIAEAGASTRSF, encoded by the coding sequence ATGAGCGTCTCTACCGCATCGAATAGTTCGGGAAGCACCGCCAGCAAGTCCACTGCCAGCAAGTCCATTCGCAAGCTGGTTCTTGGCAACTGGAAGCTGCACGGCACCTTGTCCGCCAACGGGTCGCTTCTGTCGGCCGTTCGCGAAGGCGTGGCCAACTCGGCCATCACGGCATCTTGCGATGTCGGCGTCTGCGTGCCTTTCCCGTATCTGGCGCAAGCCGAATCGGCCCTGACCGGCTCGGACCTCGCCTGGGGCGCACAAGATGTCAGCGCCCACGCAAGCGGTGCCTATACCGGTGAAGTGTCGGCCACCATGCTGCGCGACTTCGGCAGCCGCTACGTGCTGGTCGGCCACTCCGAGCGCCGCATGTATCACGCCGAGTCGGACCAACTGGTTGCCGACAAGGCCAAGATCGCGCTCGACGCCGGTCTGATCCCGGTGGTGTGTATCGGTGAATCGTTGGCTGAACGCGAAGCCGATCAAACCCTGTCCATCGTCGAACGCCAACTGGCACCGGTATTGGCACTGGGCAGCGACGTCGTGCGTCGCTTGGTCATTGCCTACGAACCCGTGTGGGCCATCGGCACTGGCAAGACCGCCAGCCCCGAACAAGCCCAGGACGTGCATGCGGCCATCCGCAAGCTGCTGGGCGAAGACGGTGCGTCCGTGCGCTTGCTGTACGGCGGCAGCGTCAAGGGGGCCAATGCGGCCAGCCTGTTTGCCATGGCCGACATCGATGGCGGCCTGATTGGTGGTGCGGCGCTCAACGCCGAAGAATTCTTGCGTATCGCGGAAGCGGGCGCTTCAACCCGGAGTTTCTGA
- the secG gene encoding preprotein translocase subunit SecG: MSMLFTVLLVVQVISALSIIVLVLLQQGKGADMGSAFGGGSAGSLFGATGAANFLSRSTKWAAVVFFVTTASLAYVGTRPLGATAPGGGGVMENVPADRSVPSVPGQPAASGSTSSVPSVPATPAPAQNSGAVPATPAK, encoded by the coding sequence ATGTCCATGTTGTTTACGGTCCTGCTCGTCGTGCAGGTGATTTCTGCGTTGTCCATCATCGTGCTGGTCCTGCTTCAACAGGGCAAGGGTGCCGACATGGGCTCCGCATTCGGCGGTGGTTCGGCCGGTAGCCTGTTCGGTGCCACCGGTGCTGCCAACTTCCTGTCGCGCAGCACCAAGTGGGCCGCCGTGGTCTTCTTCGTCACCACCGCATCGCTGGCCTACGTCGGTACGCGTCCGCTTGGCGCAACCGCACCTGGTGGCGGCGGCGTGATGGAAAACGTGCCGGCTGATCGTTCCGTTCCGTCGGTGCCGGGCCAGCCCGCCGCATCGGGTTCGACGTCCAGCGTGCCGTCCGTGCCGGCGACCCCGGCTCCGGCTCAAAATTCTGGTGCCGTGCCTGCAACGCCCGCGAAATAA
- a CDS encoding rhodanese-like domain-containing protein — MQALFHLIETYGLYLVFANVLVTQLGAPVPAYPTLIMVGALTSRGDYSIGAVLATAVAAALVADFVWFTAGRRYGRRVMAALCKLSLSPDTCMRQTANIYSRWGAPSLLVAKFIPGFASLASTLAGTVGTPRTSFLLFDAAGAAIWTSVALVLGTVFSTAIDDVLATIQALGTWGALLLLAALALFVAFKWWQRHALIRTLRMSRISVHELGTLRDKGASLVILDVRPTDSQAAGRIPGSLPVPDLDISRLDLDIGADTDVILYCDCPNEVTAARLARQLMRRGYRRVRPLTGGMQAWAAAGYAVEVPDDAETLPVS, encoded by the coding sequence ATGCAAGCGCTGTTTCACCTGATCGAAACCTACGGCCTGTACCTGGTGTTCGCCAACGTACTGGTCACGCAACTTGGCGCGCCGGTTCCCGCCTACCCGACCTTGATCATGGTCGGCGCGCTGACCAGCCGGGGGGATTATTCGATCGGTGCGGTGCTGGCAACCGCCGTGGCGGCCGCGCTGGTGGCGGATTTCGTCTGGTTCACCGCTGGCCGGCGATACGGTCGCCGCGTCATGGCCGCGCTCTGCAAACTGTCGCTATCGCCAGACACCTGCATGCGCCAGACCGCAAACATCTATTCCCGCTGGGGCGCACCGTCGCTGCTGGTGGCGAAGTTCATTCCCGGCTTTGCATCGCTGGCCAGCACGCTGGCCGGCACGGTGGGTACACCACGCACCAGCTTCCTGCTGTTCGATGCCGCAGGTGCCGCGATCTGGACCAGCGTGGCGCTGGTGTTGGGCACCGTATTTTCCACCGCCATTGACGACGTGCTGGCCACCATTCAGGCGCTGGGCACGTGGGGCGCACTGCTGTTGTTGGCGGCATTGGCCTTGTTCGTCGCATTCAAGTGGTGGCAACGCCACGCACTGATCCGCACGCTGCGCATGTCGCGGATTTCAGTGCACGAACTGGGCACCCTGCGCGACAAAGGTGCGTCGCTGGTAATTCTGGATGTGCGTCCGACCGACTCGCAGGCTGCCGGCCGTATTCCTGGGTCTTTGCCTGTGCCTGATCTGGATATCTCACGGCTTGACCTGGATATCGGCGCGGATACCGACGTGATTCTGTATTGCGATTGCCCGAATGAAGTCACCGCGGCACGCCTGGCGCGCCAGTTGATGCGGCGCGGTTATCGACGGGTGCGGCCGTTGACGGGCGGCATGCAGGCATGGGCGGCGGCGGGGTATGCGGTGGAAGTGCCGGACGATGCGGAGACGCTGCCGGTTTCGTAA
- a CDS encoding pirin family protein, which translates to MIEVRQAADRGHANHGWLNSHHTFSFAGYHDPRQMGFSALRVINDDTVAAGAGFDTHSHRDMEILSYVLEGALAHKDSMGSGSVIHPGDVQLMSAGRGVSHSEFNGSKTDPSHFLQIWIMPKFTGVKPNYQEKFFSPEEKRGQLRLIASQDGRDGSLTIVQDTEIFAGLLDGEERIVKSLAPGRRGYLHVARGSLTFNDVALAAGDGVKIADETELTLEGGNQAEVLFFDLP; encoded by the coding sequence ATGATCGAAGTTCGCCAAGCAGCCGACCGCGGCCACGCCAACCACGGTTGGCTCAACAGCCACCACACGTTTTCGTTCGCCGGTTATCACGATCCGCGTCAGATGGGCTTCAGCGCCCTGCGCGTGATCAACGATGACACCGTGGCAGCAGGTGCCGGTTTCGACACCCACAGCCACCGCGACATGGAAATCCTGTCCTATGTGCTGGAAGGCGCATTGGCCCACAAGGACTCGATGGGCAGCGGCTCGGTGATCCACCCCGGTGACGTACAACTGATGAGCGCCGGCCGAGGCGTGAGCCACAGCGAGTTCAACGGCTCGAAGACCGATCCGTCGCACTTCCTGCAAATCTGGATCATGCCGAAGTTCACGGGTGTGAAGCCCAACTACCAAGAGAAGTTCTTCAGCCCGGAAGAAAAACGCGGTCAGTTGCGACTGATCGCATCGCAAGACGGTCGGGACGGTTCGCTGACCATCGTGCAGGACACGGAAATCTTCGCCGGCCTGCTCGACGGTGAAGAGCGCATCGTGAAAAGCTTGGCACCGGGTCGTCGCGGCTACTTGCATGTTGCACGCGGCAGCCTCACCTTCAACGATGTGGCCCTGGCAGCAGGCGACGGTGTGAAAATCGCCGACGAGACGGAATTGACGCTCGAAGGTGGCAATCAGGCCGAAGTGCTGTTCTTCGATCTGCCCTGA
- a CDS encoding LysR family transcriptional regulator: MRVPKTTLEQWRVLQAIVDHGGFAQAAEALHRSQSSISYAVSKLQEQLGVDLLVIEGRKAQLTDHGRALLNASGELLADAQRLESLAASLMQGWEPEIRLVVDVVFPNALLLQVLSAFMRIAPQTRIQLKEVVLSGAEEALQAQEADVVIGTRVPSTHLGDHLFNVQFMAVAHPDHALHKLGRALDSEDLRRELQVVLRDSGTLKPRDEGWLGAAQRWTVTSLQTSVSMVGAGLGFAWLPQHLIADQLAAGTLLPLPLTEGGTRQVSLYLLYGKPGQPGRSAKELAGVIQQVVSRREAPPA; encoded by the coding sequence ATGCGTGTTCCCAAGACCACACTCGAACAATGGCGGGTGCTTCAGGCAATCGTCGATCACGGCGGCTTTGCTCAGGCGGCGGAAGCCCTGCACCGCAGCCAGTCGTCCATCAGTTATGCGGTGTCCAAGCTGCAGGAGCAGCTTGGCGTTGACCTGCTGGTGATCGAAGGCCGCAAGGCGCAACTGACAGACCACGGGCGGGCCTTGCTGAATGCGTCCGGCGAATTGCTGGCGGATGCGCAACGCCTGGAAAGCCTGGCTGCCAGCCTGATGCAGGGCTGGGAGCCGGAAATCCGATTGGTGGTGGACGTGGTGTTTCCGAACGCCTTGTTGTTGCAGGTGCTTTCTGCCTTCATGCGCATTGCGCCGCAGACGCGGATTCAACTGAAGGAAGTGGTCTTGTCCGGGGCCGAGGAAGCCTTGCAGGCACAAGAGGCAGATGTGGTGATCGGCACGCGTGTGCCGTCCACGCATCTTGGCGACCACCTGTTCAACGTGCAGTTCATGGCGGTGGCGCATCCTGACCACGCCTTGCACAAGCTGGGCCGTGCGCTGGATTCAGAAGACCTGCGACGCGAATTGCAGGTGGTGCTGCGTGACTCCGGCACGCTCAAGCCACGCGATGAAGGCTGGCTGGGGGCGGCGCAGCGCTGGACAGTCACCAGCTTGCAGACCTCGGTGTCGATGGTGGGGGCCGGGCTGGGGTTTGCGTGGCTGCCGCAGCACTTGATTGCTGATCAGTTGGCTGCAGGCACGCTTCTACCGCTTCCATTGACGGAGGGGGGGACGCGCCAAGTCTCCTTGTACTTGCTCTATGGCAAGCCAGGGCAACCCGGGCGCAGTGCCAAGGAGCTTGCGGGTGTGATTCAGCAAGTGGTGTCGCGTCGAGAAGCGCCGCCGGCATAG
- a CDS encoding YihY/virulence factor BrkB family protein: MPNRLSRFVDLSKQSVNAWLDDYAPSMGAAIAYYTVFSIAPLLIIVIAVAGLIWGQDAVRGEIFGQLAGLLGKEGAAGIQSLLASADKPTEGIISTVISVVILIIGATTVFAELQSALDRIWKVPAQQKKSGIWATLRSRLLSFGLVLGLAFLLMVSLITSAALSAFGGWVGGLLPGWELLLQLINIVLSIGFTAVLFAMIYRYMPQVEIAWRDVIIGGLVTAVLFQVGKILISLYIGKSAVASPFAAAGSIVVLLVWVYYAAQVFLLGAEFTWVYANRHGSHSPEAGGPPSPRATDLPNRQA, from the coding sequence GTGCCAAACCGATTGAGTCGCTTCGTCGACCTGAGCAAACAATCCGTCAACGCCTGGCTCGACGACTATGCCCCGAGCATGGGTGCTGCCATTGCCTACTACACCGTGTTCTCCATCGCCCCGCTGCTGATCATCGTGATTGCGGTGGCCGGCCTGATCTGGGGGCAGGATGCGGTGCGCGGCGAAATCTTCGGGCAACTGGCTGGCCTGCTGGGCAAGGAAGGCGCAGCAGGCATACAAAGCTTGCTGGCAAGTGCCGACAAACCTACTGAAGGCATCATTTCGACTGTCATCAGCGTAGTGATTCTGATCATTGGTGCCACCACCGTGTTTGCCGAACTGCAAAGTGCGCTGGACCGCATCTGGAAGGTGCCGGCACAGCAGAAGAAGTCCGGCATCTGGGCCACCTTGCGGTCCAGACTGCTGTCCTTCGGCCTGGTGCTTGGGCTGGCGTTCCTGTTGATGGTCTCGCTGATCACCAGCGCCGCCCTGTCAGCCTTTGGCGGTTGGGTGGGCGGCTTGTTGCCGGGCTGGGAACTGCTGCTGCAACTGATCAACATCGTGTTGTCGATCGGCTTCACGGCCGTGTTGTTTGCGATGATCTATCGCTACATGCCGCAGGTCGAAATCGCATGGCGCGACGTGATAATCGGTGGTCTGGTGACAGCCGTGCTGTTCCAGGTGGGCAAGATCCTGATCAGTCTGTATATCGGCAAGAGCGCCGTCGCCTCGCCTTTCGCGGCAGCCGGATCGATTGTCGTGCTGCTGGTCTGGGTGTACTACGCGGCACAGGTGTTTCTGTTGGGTGCCGAGTTCACTTGGGTATATGCCAACCGGCACGGTTCGCACTCTCCCGAGGCAGGTGGGCCGCCGTCTCCGCGCGCAACCGATCTGCCCAACCGTCAGGCTTGA
- a CDS encoding DUF72 domain-containing protein, whose protein sequence is MQPSPSTVPLPGSDAPRDPRVLLGCAGWSLSSAVAEDFPGEGSHLQRYAKVLPAVEINSSFYRPHRPATYARWRDNVPANFRFSAKLPRSITHEQKLQDVDELLASFLTEVGELGEKLGCLLVQLPPSLSFDASIAQAFFAGLRARTDTGIACEARHASWFCDEAALLLSEHGVASVEADPPPVSQAHAQGDADIAYIRLHGSPKVYYSAYADEVLNKLASTIAAYRQQGKAVWCIFDNTAQGHALPDALRLKQQL, encoded by the coding sequence ATGCAGCCTTCGCCAAGTACCGTACCGCTGCCAGGCAGCGATGCGCCGCGTGATCCACGTGTGCTGCTGGGTTGTGCAGGCTGGAGCCTGTCGTCTGCGGTGGCAGAGGATTTTCCCGGCGAAGGCAGTCACCTGCAACGTTATGCGAAGGTGCTGCCAGCGGTGGAAATCAACTCGTCGTTCTACCGGCCACATCGGCCTGCCACCTACGCACGCTGGCGCGACAACGTGCCGGCCAACTTCCGCTTCTCGGCCAAGCTGCCACGCAGCATCACGCATGAACAAAAACTGCAAGACGTGGACGAACTGCTGGCAAGCTTCCTGACAGAGGTCGGTGAGCTAGGTGAAAAGTTGGGATGCCTATTAGTGCAACTGCCGCCCAGCCTGAGCTTCGACGCATCGATTGCACAGGCTTTTTTCGCAGGGCTGCGCGCTCGTACCGACACTGGAATTGCCTGCGAGGCACGTCACGCCAGCTGGTTCTGCGACGAGGCTGCCCTGCTGTTGAGCGAGCACGGGGTGGCAAGTGTCGAAGCCGACCCGCCGCCAGTCAGCCAGGCACACGCGCAAGGCGACGCAGACATTGCCTATATCCGGCTGCATGGATCACCCAAGGTGTACTACTCCGCATACGCAGACGAGGTGCTGAACAAGCTAGCGTCCACCATTGCCGCTTATCGCCAACAAGGCAAAGCGGTATGGTGCATCTTCGACAACACGGCGCAGGGGCACGCGTTGCCGGACGCACTGCGGCTGAAGCAACAGCTTTGA